A genome region from Streptomyces sp. NBC_00878 includes the following:
- a CDS encoding VOC family protein codes for MTGEPTFFEIGVADPQRGRAFYGSLLGWIFEPGTSEGGGFATSTDGVPGGWHGGDTGASQRPGLRLRTARTIEVTRSRYEAEGITCTSAARTYATRCPNWIS; via the coding sequence ATGACGGGCGAACCGACCTTCTTCGAAATCGGCGTGGCCGACCCCCAGCGGGGCCGCGCCTTCTACGGATCCCTCCTCGGCTGGATCTTCGAACCCGGCACGTCCGAAGGCGGAGGCTTCGCCACCTCCACCGACGGAGTGCCGGGCGGCTGGCACGGCGGCGACACCGGAGCCTCGCAACGACCAGGGCTCCGCCTTCGGACTGCACGAACCATCGAAGTGACCCGCTCCCGTTACGAGGCCGAGGGCATCACCTGTACGTCGGCGGCGCGCACGTACGCCACCCGGTGCCCGAACTGGATCTCGTAG